In Candidatus Dadabacteria bacterium, the DNA window AAGCTCGTTTATGCATGCCTCGTAGTCGCCGTGGAGAAAAAGAGCCTGTGCCTGCTCAAGACGCCTTTCCGCGTCCGAGAAGACCGGGATTTTCTCCTCGACTGTGACCCCCGCGCACTCTCCTCTTACTCCCTGCTGAACGGCGAATTTTTTCTCTTCGTGTCCCCAGTCAGTGTAAAAATCAGGATCATCCTCGTACTGGGGGATCTCGTTGAACTCGGAGACCGCTTCCTTGATGTACTTGGCGCCGAGCCTTTTCATCGTGAGGTCAAAATGCTCGCCATCTTCTTTTTCCCTCTCGTATATCTCAAGCAGTCTCTGGACAACCTTGGGAGCGTTTCTGGTCGGAATCTTGGTGACCGGCATAGCAAGGCGCGAGTCGTCTCCGTAAAATCCTCCGCCGAGGAAAAGCATCTCGGCAGGAACGCTTCTACCTTCTCTGGTTATGGACGCTCCCTGGAACCCTATGCTGGCCGAAACATGCTGAGCGCAAGCGTTGGGGCAGCCGGATATCTTGATCCTGAGATCCCCAAGAGTCTCCTTGTATTTTCCAAGACCGTTATCCATCATGCTGGTAAGCTTCGTCGCAAGGCCCTTGGCCGAAGTGATGCCCAGACGGCAGGTATCGGCACCCGGGCAGGCGGTTACATCTTCGAAAGTGTCCGCACCCGAATCGGAAATGCCCGCCTCTTTAAGATCGGCGTAAAGCGAGGGGATGGACTGATCGGGAACCCACCTGATCACGAAATTCTGCTGGATAGTTATCCGTATGGAACCGTCTGCATGGATGTCTATCATGTCCGCAAGCGCTCTTGCGGTATCGGCCGGAACATCTCCCAGAAGCACTCTCACGTTAACGATTGAATATCCCTCGACCCCCGCCGGAGAAACGTTTTTTTGCCGCCACTCCGTAAAATCCGGGTCATCCTCCACCCAGCCAGGAGCGTCCGGAAGATCGTGTCCGTTCGGCTTGGGAGTTTCGTGCTCCCAGTCAATTGCCTCAAGATAGTCGTTCCACGAAGGATCGACCTCAAGCGAAGCCCTTTCCTGCTCGACTACCTCTCTGAACTTCTCAAAGCCAAGTTTCCTCACAAGAAACTTCATTCTGGCCTTCATCCTAACCTTTCTCTCGCCGTACCTGTCAAAGATCCTGACGACCGAAGCCGAAAAAGGTATCATCTCCTCAACCGGCATGAACTCCGTCCAGAGATGTCCGAGCGAAGGCGAAGCGCCGAGCCCCCCGCCGACGTAGACCTGAAAGCCGTGCTTTCCATCCTCTTCCCTTACTCTGGCGCGAAAACCCAGATCATGGATGCGGATTCCCGCGTTGTCGACATCCGGGTTGCTCTCAAAGCAGACCTTGAATTTCCTTCCCATGTTCTGGCATATGGGGTTTCGGAGCATAAACTGCTTAAATGCCTCGGCGTAAGGAGTCACGTCAAAGGTTTCCGTAGGCGAAGCCCCGGTTATCGGGGAAGCCGTGACGTTCCTTATTGTGTTGCCGCAGGCCTCGCGAGTTGTGATCCCCGCACTTGCAAGATCCCTCATCATGTCGGGAACTGTTTCAAGGTTGACGTAGTAAAGCTGAACGTCCTGGCGGGTCGTAAGGTGAAAAAAGCCACTTGCGTACTTGTCTGAAACGTCTGCAAGTTTTCTCAGTTGAGCGGAACTCAGTTTCCCGTAGGGAATCTTTATCCTCTGCATCTGGACTCCTTCCTGGCGCTGTGCGTACACCCCCAGCTGGAGTCTTATCTTCTGGAATTTCACCTCGCTTATCTTCCCGTTCATGTAGTCGGATATCTGCTGCTCGAATTCGTCGATCTCATCCGCTACAAGTTTGGGCAGAGTTTGCGTTTCTTCATCCATGTTTTCTAGCTCCGTAACATAAAACCTTTTATATCTCCCGATATTCTAACATAAAACAAATTTTTTTTGGAAATCACTCCTGCGGACCGCTCTGAGCCGAAAGCCACATCTCAATTGCCAGAAGAATATAATTAATTTCCTGTTCCGTGAGCTTTCTTTTCTTAGGGATGCCGTGCCACTTTAGCAGGCAGCTCCGACAACATGTGGCCGTGGCATGCTGGGCGCGAAACACGGGATGTCCGCCCCATGGAGTCTGCTTCCCGTCGTTAGGGGGCAGAGCGGGGGCAAGCCTTTTCAGAAGAAAATCCCTTCCGTGCGAAAGCACTTCGGGGAGCCCTTTTTGCCTGAGATAAGACATCTCCTTGGCATTCAGCCTGAACCCAGAACGGAACCGGGATCTGCTTAGTCTTCTGAAAACATTCTCCAGCCGCTGCTTTTCGCCGTTTTTCGCTCTATGCATGTAAGAAATTCAGTGCTCTCGCTCCTCAGAGAAAAAATCCCGCATCCGTCCGAGTATCTGTTCCGTCTTCGCGCAGAAAAAGCCGCTCCCCGCAACGGAGTTGATAAAGAATTTCGCGTAGTATTTCGACACGATGCGCCTGTCAAGAACCATAACAACACCGCGGTCCGTCTTGGTGCGTATGAGTCTCCCGAAGCCCTGTTTGAACTTGAGTACCGCATGGGGAAGTATGTATTCGCGAAACGAATCTATATCCTGTTTTTCCATGTACTCGATTTTCGCCTCCGTAACCGGGTCCGTGGGAACCTTGAAGGGAAGTCTGCATATAACGACCATCTTTAGAGAATCCCCGGGAATGTCTACTCCTTCCCAAAAGCTGTCGGTCGCGAAAAGCACCGAGTTCCCAAGTGTTTTGAATTTTTCAAGCAGCAGGCCCCTAGGCATTTCTCCCTGCTTGAAAAGACTGACCGGAACGGCCCCGATGCTCTCAAGAATTTTCCCCGTCTTTTCATAAACCCTGTTAAGCGAGGAATAAGAGGTGAAAAGCACCAGAGCGTTTCCGTTCGTTACGGAGATCGAGTCTGAGAGTATCTGCGCAAGGGAATCTTCGTAGTCCTCGCGCCCGGGCTCGGGCATATCCGACGGGACCAGCAGCAGGGACTGCGTTCGGAAATCAAACGGTGAATCAACAATAAGCCCCCTGAATCTTTCATTATCCGAAAGTCCGATGTTTTTCCTCTGGAAATCGAAATTCTTATCCACGGCAAGCGACGCAGAAGTCATAACGACGGTTTTGGTCTTCGAGTAGAGCTTTTCATCAAGCTCCTTGGATACATCGAGCGGGGAGAGGTTGATGGAGCAGAAAATCGCCGCCCTTCTGCGGTTCCCCTCAAACCACTTTATATAACTCTCGTCCTGCTCGCCAAAAAACCTTCCTATGGCTTCGCGGAAAGCAAGGGATCTCTTAGCGATGCCTCCAAGCTCAGCGGTGAGTTTTATGTGGGAATCCGCGTGCGGTGAGCCCTCGACTACTCCCAGCAGGTGGGCAATCTCGTTTTCAAGCGAAAAGAGGGATTTTTCAAGCGCCCCGAAGCGCTCCTCAACGGCAGGCCACTTCTCGTGCCGCACAACCTTTTCCGTAAGCCTCAGGCTTATCGCTGTCTCACCCGATAGCTCCACCCCAAAACCGTAAAGCGAATTAAAGACCTCTTCGCTTACCGTCTCTATGCGCTCAACGGCCCTCGCAAGCCCGCCGCCCGAGCGCTCGAAAACCTCCCTGAGGGCGGAATCTTTTTCTTTCTGCGCGAGGTGAGATATGTAGGATACAAGCCCCTTGTCCCTGTTTTTCCGGGAACGAAGCTTTGAAAGCGTCTTCGCAATCCCGTGCTTGCTAAGTTTCAGACTGAAATGCGAAGTGGCCGCCTCGGCGATATTGTGCGCCTCATCAAAAACGACCTTCGCGTAGCGGGGAATTATCCCGAAATCCGAATCGGGTCCCGCGGTCCCTTTTATCGCAATATCGGAGAAAAGCATGTGGTGGTTGGCAACCAGCACCGAAGCCCTCGAGAGCTCCCTCCGCGACTTGAAGAAAAAGCAGCTCGAATAATGGGGGCACTTGGTCCCCGGGCAGCTTTCGCTTTCCGCAGACACCCTGTCCCACACATCGTCAGGGGGCGTAAACGCAAGATCGGAAAGTGAGCCGTCCGATGTGGTCCTGGCCCACTCAAGCACATCCTTCATGGAACCTCTTTCCCCGTCGTCTATAAAATCGAAAAGATCCTGCCCAACGGCTTCGCCGCGGAGAAGACAGAAGTAATTTCTCATTCCCTTAACGAGAGCGTAATCAAATCTCCTCGGGAAAAGATCCCGAAGAAGGGGAAGATCCTTGTTTATCAGCTGTTCCTGAAGATTGATGGTGTTTGTTGAGACCAGAACCCTCTCACTGTTGCTAATCGACCAGAGAATGGAAGGTATGAGGTAGGAAAGAGTTTTTCCGGTGCCCGTACCGGCCTCTATCATTGAGAGGTGTTCGTCATTGAATGCGTCAATTACGTTTGAGAGGACTTCCAGCTGCTCATCCCTGTGCTCGTATTTCTCTCCCAAGACACGGGCCACGGAACCCGCAGGCAGAAGATATTCCCTCGCGGATTCATTGTCAACACGTACCGTTTCCCCCGGAACAAAAGGCTCAACAACTACGTACACCTCTTCGACCTCGCTGTCCACTATGTAGAAACCGACGCCCTTGTTTCCGAAAGCCGAAGCGACTGCCACGTCCTGGGGTGAAGGTTCGAGGTTGCCCGAGGGATGATTATGCACGACGACATTCCCCGTTTTCGCCGCGTCAAGGATGGCCGGAACCGTCTGGCGGTTGCCGCGTGCAAGGACTTTTACATCGCAGACCAGAGAGCTTTCG includes these proteins:
- a CDS encoding DEAD/DEAH box helicase family protein encodes the protein MIESYFTPEAAEFIREAITEAYGNEVFFVGRVNESSLVCDVKVLARGNRQTVPAILDAAKTGNVVVHNHPSGNLEPSPQDVAVASAFGNKGVGFYIVDSEVEEVYVVVEPFVPGETVRVDNESAREYLLPAGSVARVLGEKYEHRDEQLEVLSNVIDAFNDEHLSMIEAGTGTGKTLSYLIPSILWSISNSERVLVSTNTINLQEQLINKDLPLLRDLFPRRFDYALVKGMRNYFCLLRGEAVGQDLFDFIDDGERGSMKDVLEWARTTSDGSLSDLAFTPPDDVWDRVSAESESCPGTKCPHYSSCFFFKSRRELSRASVLVANHHMLFSDIAIKGTAGPDSDFGIIPRYAKVVFDEAHNIAEAATSHFSLKLSKHGIAKTLSKLRSRKNRDKGLVSYISHLAQKEKDSALREVFERSGGGLARAVERIETVSEEVFNSLYGFGVELSGETAISLRLTEKVVRHEKWPAVEERFGALEKSLFSLENEIAHLLGVVEGSPHADSHIKLTAELGGIAKRSLAFREAIGRFFGEQDESYIKWFEGNRRRAAIFCSINLSPLDVSKELDEKLYSKTKTVVMTSASLAVDKNFDFQRKNIGLSDNERFRGLIVDSPFDFRTQSLLLVPSDMPEPGREDYEDSLAQILSDSISVTNGNALVLFTSYSSLNRVYEKTGKILESIGAVPVSLFKQGEMPRGLLLEKFKTLGNSVLFATDSFWEGVDIPGDSLKMVVICRLPFKVPTDPVTEAKIEYMEKQDIDSFREYILPHAVLKFKQGFGRLIRTKTDRGVVMVLDRRIVSKYYAKFFINSVAGSGFFCAKTEQILGRMRDFFSEEREH
- a CDS encoding DUF4186 domain-containing protein, yielding MHRAKNGEKQRLENVFRRLSRSRFRSGFRLNAKEMSYLRQKGLPEVLSHGRDFLLKRLAPALPPNDGKQTPWGGHPVFRAQHATATCCRSCLLKWHGIPKKRKLTEQEINYILLAIEMWLSAQSGPQE
- a CDS encoding nitrite reductase, translated to MDEETQTLPKLVADEIDEFEQQISDYMNGKISEVKFQKIRLQLGVYAQRQEGVQMQRIKIPYGKLSSAQLRKLADVSDKYASGFFHLTTRQDVQLYYVNLETVPDMMRDLASAGITTREACGNTIRNVTASPITGASPTETFDVTPYAEAFKQFMLRNPICQNMGRKFKVCFESNPDVDNAGIRIHDLGFRARVREEDGKHGFQVYVGGGLGASPSLGHLWTEFMPVEEMIPFSASVVRIFDRYGERKVRMKARMKFLVRKLGFEKFREVVEQERASLEVDPSWNDYLEAIDWEHETPKPNGHDLPDAPGWVEDDPDFTEWRQKNVSPAGVEGYSIVNVRVLLGDVPADTARALADMIDIHADGSIRITIQQNFVIRWVPDQSIPSLYADLKEAGISDSGADTFEDVTACPGADTCRLGITSAKGLATKLTSMMDNGLGKYKETLGDLRIKISGCPNACAQHVSASIGFQGASITREGRSVPAEMLFLGGGFYGDDSRLAMPVTKIPTRNAPKVVQRLLEIYEREKEDGEHFDLTMKRLGAKYIKEAVSEFNEIPQYEDDPDFYTDWGHEEKKFAVQQGVRGECAGVTVEEKIPVFSDAERRLEQAQALFLHGDYEACINELYLACSDSAHVPLYTKLIDPFTPEQTIWEFENLIVRTGETGEKWLDVSRKFSEYRDGEASASKAIEFLEVAKSFHSDCEKVQEQLTA